Below is a genomic region from Gloeomargarita sp. SKYB120.
TGCCGCCATGGCGGATGCCGAACGCCTGCACAAGCTCATCCAGGATTTTTTAACCCTCTCGCGGCTAGAGAGCGGGCGAGTGCAGTGGCAAGCCGAGGCGATTACGTTGTCAGAATGTGTGGAGTTGGCCCTAGCCCAATTGCGCTCCCATCGCCAGTGTTTGCCACAAATTCAGGTGGAGTTGCCGGCAGATTTGCCCCTGCTGCGCACCGACGGCGAAGGGATTGTTGAGGTGTTGGTCAAGTTGCTAGACAACGCCTGCAAATTCACGGGGCCGGAGGGACGGGTGACGATCCGGGCGCAGGTCATCGAGGGGAATATGTTGGAGGTGGTGGTGGCGGACACGGGGCGGGGCATCGAACCCAGCCAGTTGCAGGCCGTATTTGACCGGTTCTACCAGGAGGAGGAGGCCCTGCGGCGCACGGTGGGAGGGACGGGATTGGGACTGGCCATTTGCCGGCAAATCGTGTCGGGGCTGGGGGGCCAAATCTGGGCGGAATCCGCAGGGCGCGGCAAAGGCAGCAAGTTCCACTTCACGATTCCCCTGCGACCGGAACCAGCAGAACCCCCCCTGACTCAACAGACCAGCTCTGGGGGCTGAAAACGGACGTGGCCTTGTACGTCCACCCACACCCGCTGGCGGCAGGGACGGGGCGATGCCGGGTCCAGGGCCAGTTCCACCCGCTTGTGGGGATGCTGGCGCCGCAGTTGCTGGGCATAGTCCAACGCGGCCCGGTAGGCGCTGTCGTCCACGGGAATCACTAGCCAGTCCGCCGGCGCAGTTTCTTGGGGTAGAACGCCTAGGGGCAAGAGCTGCTGGTACAGCGCTTCCAGGCTGAAGGAAAACCCAATCCCCGGCACTGCTTTGTGCTCGGGATGGTAAGCGGCAATCAGGTCGTCGTAACGCCCCCCTTGACCCACAAGCCGCACCGTGTGGCCCTGGGTGACCGCCACCTGGAACACAATTCCGGTGTAGTAATCCCACGGCTGCACCAGGCTCAAATCCACCACCAGCGGCAATTCCGACGGCAGCAGTTCTACCAGCATTTTCAAATGGTTCACCCGCTGGCGTTGAGCCAGTGTCAACTCCCAACCGCTCAAGCGCTGAAACACGGTGGCCGGTGCCCCGCGCAGGTCCAACCAGCCCAGGGCCTTTTGCCGCCAGGGGTCAGGCAATTGCTGGAGCGCCACCCGGTCGAGACGGACGAGACTCTGGGTTGCCACCCTTTGCCAAACCGCTGGGAACTGCTCCAGCCAACTGCGGGTCAAGCCGGCATCCCCCAGAATGAGCCGCCAGGGAGGCAATTGCAGCGATGCCAGGGCATCCTGCAGCAGCCGGAGAATCTCAGCATCAGCCAGCAGTCCACCGGCGCCTAACAATTCCACCCCCACTTGGTAAAACTCTTGGCAATGGCCCCGCTGGGGGTGACGACGAAAGACATTGGCCACGTAGTACAGGCGTTGGGGGTGGGGAATCTGGCTCCAGCGACTGGCCGCTAACCGGGCAATGGACGCTGTGACATCGGGACGCAGGCCGTAGATCCCATCCCGGTCTTGGATTTGCACCACCCATTCGGGGCGCACCCGTCCCCCCGCCACCAGCGTATCGAGCCGCTCCAGCGTAGGCGTCACCACCCGTTGGTAGCCCCAAGCATGAAAGACGGCCTGCAATCGTTCCCGAATCCAAGTTTTCTGAACGACCTCTAGGGGCAATAGGTCCCGGCTACCGGTGGGGGGCTGGAACGTCATTTACCGAACAGGCCAAACAACCCCTTTTTCTTGGGCGCTGCGGTTTTGGCCTTGGTTTCGCTTTCTTTGGCCTGTTTGGCCAGGAGCTTCTCTACCGTCTCTAGGCCCTCGACTGCGCGGGGATGACCCGGGTCTCGCTTCAACGCCCGCTCAAAATGAATCTTGGCCATTTTCAACTGGTTGGTTTGCAGATAGATGTAGCCCTTGAGGCTCAAGCAGCGGGGGTCGCCGCTGTCGAGTTTCAAAGCGTCGTCCAACTCTCGCAGGGCTGCTGGGTAATTTTTCAAACGCACCAACTCTTCCGCCCGATTATAGAACTGGTCAAGGAAGGAAGGCCGGCTGGGAGCTTCGGGCTTGGCTGGTCCAGGAGAGGGAGCCGGTGATGTCGCAGGGGTGGGCGTTGCGACCGCCGGTGCAGGAGAAGTCGGACGATTCACAAAGGCCACCGTGTTCCCCGCGTATTGCCAGCGCAGGAGCGCCAGGTTCAACTCGCTGATTTCGTTGATGACCTGCACCGTCTCATGGGGAACGGCAAACTGGCGCTCGGCTAACTGGTTGAGGGTTTCCCGGTAGTAGGCTTCGGGGTCGGGCTGGCGGGCGAGCTGGTTGGCCGCCTCCGTTTCAAAGGGCAAAGTCTCTTGCGCCACCCGTTGCCCGATGAGCTTGAGGATGAGATTGTGTTCGGCGCGCACCTTATCGTCAAACAATTTTTCGTAGGCGGGATTGACCAGGCGGGAGAGAATTTGGGCGGCCATTTGCCGGTCTTCTTCGCTCATGTGGCTGGTGGTGTCGGGGTGCAGTGCGCGGGCAACCCGCATATACCGCCGACGAATCTCCTGGGGTCCTGCGTCTAAAGGCACGCCCAAAATCGCGTGATAGTCAGTCTGCTGATAGCGTCCCAACCCCTTGCTGATGGTAAGGTCCATAGGTTTTGCACCGGCCTGTGTAGTTCAACCAGTATAACGCAGGAACTTCCGCAGTTCAGTTCGCACCATTGGCACAAATTGGCCCATGCTCGCTCCCATTTTACTCTACTAGGTGAATGCCTTTACTCGGAGATTATTCCAGAGCAATCTGGAGGCGGTCTGGGTAGCGGCCATATCCCTATCACCGATGGCGGTCCCGAGTACACCAAATACAGAAAAAGCGGCGTCTGGCTCGGCATGCGCTTGACATTGACGGACCTAAAGTACAAGCCAAGCTGGGAAGCGACTACCGGGTGGAGTTGATCAACGGGAATATTCTCGTCATGCGTCCATCCGGCTATATGTCTGAGGAAGTGGCTTCGGAGTTAGTGCGCCAGTTGGCCAACTGGGTCAGACCGCGCCGCTTGGGGCGGGTGACCGGTTCAGGCGCCGGATTTGTACTCCCCAACGCTGATGTACGTGCTCCCGACGTGTCCTTTGTCCGCGCCGAACGATTGCGCCGCAGTCCTTTAGGCTTTGTAGAGCTAGCGCCTGATTTGGTGGCCGATCTACGTCGGAAAATTGACAGCTTCCTGGAGCAGGGCACGCGCGTAGGCATTCTGGTGGACCCGGAGCAGCGCTGGGTGGAAGTACGCCGCGTGGGAGACGGAGATGTGCTCGCTGTCCCAGAACTGCTGCCGGGCTGGGCGTTCCCGATTGCTGACCTGTGGCCGCCGCTGTTTGAACCCCCCTAGCCCCGCAGTTGAATCGGCATCACCAGATAGAGCATTTTGGTTTCTCCTAGGGGCGAAAAGATGACGGGGGCCGTTGCGGAATTGAGCTGGATTCGCACCTGGGAAGCGTTCATGGCCTTCAGCCCCTCCAGGATATAGCGGACGTTGAAGGCCACCTCCAGCGCTTCTCCTTCAATGTCAGCCGCGATGCGCTCTTGCCCCTGTCCCAGCTCGGCCCCTTCGGTCGTCAGGGTCAAGTTATCCAAATCCAGGAGGAATTTCACGACATTCCGATTCCCCACCAGGACCGCCAGCCGCTCCAGCGCGTGCGTCAACCGTTCCCGTTCCACCAGCACCCGCCGCGCAAATTGCTTGGGCAACAACTGCCGGTAGTTGGGATAGATCCCATCCAGCAACCGGGTCACCAAGCGCTGCTGGCATCCTTCCCCCTCCCGCTTTGGCAACCGGAAGTCCGCCTGATGGGGTTCCAACGCCAGTTGCACCACGTCGCCTTCATACTTGCCCAGCAGCCGTTCCACTTCGCGCAAGGCTCGCGCCGGAATCGTCGCCTGCACCGGCACGGGCGTCGGGGTGGTCAACGCCGTTTCCACAATCGCTAACCGGTGGCCATCCGTTGCGGCAAATTCTAAGACCTCTCCCCGCGTTTGCAGATGCACCCCCGTGAGAATCTGCTTGGTTTCATCGGTGCTAGCGGCAAATAAGACCCCCCGCAGTCCCGCCAAAAACGCCTCCCGCTCCAAGTTGATTGGCGTGGCGTTGACCGTAGGCAAGCTAGGAAAATCCGCCGCCGCCAAGCCTCCAAGCTGATAGGGACCCGCCACCGTATCCTTTTTGCCATCGCGCTCGCACCAGGCCCGCAAGGTCACCTGCAGGTGGTTCGCCTCCACATCCACGTCCGCGTCCGGAAAGCGGGCAATCAAACTCTCTAACGTCTTGGCCGGCAAGGTAATACTTCCCGGTTCATAAACCTGGGCTGGCATCCAGCTTTGTAAATACAACGTCTGGTCAAAAGCACTCAAGACCACCTCGTTATCGTCGGCTTTGGCTTCTACCAGCACGTGGGCCAGGATGGGATTGACAGGTCGGTTGGCAACAGCGCGGCTGATAAGGCTCAGATGGTTGCTCAGGTCTTTTTGAGCACAAGTCCAATGCATAGCGTCAGTGTAACCGAACGTAAAGCGACCTCGCTACCCCCAGCGTCCCTCCTCCTCCTGTCTTGATCATAAATTTCTATGGGATAGATAGTAGTAGGGCCTGTGGATATGTGGATAACTTTGTGGACAGCCGATGGGGACGGGGTTTGCCGTTTCGCCCCCTGTGGATAACCTGTGGATAATCTGTGGATAAAATCTCAAGTTATCCACAACCCCCCTTTTTTATCCACAGCGCGCCCCGAGTTATCCCCAAATTATCCACAGCCAAGGCCGGACTTATCCACAGATTTTCCCGACTTATCCACAACTTATCCACAAGTCCGACCCCGAAAATCTTAATAGTTTTTAACGATTGGGTTGGGGCGAAGTCTGGGTGGGGTGCCTTACAGCAGTTCGAGCGAAGTAGCTAGGCGTTCCCAACGGCAAAAGTTCAGGGTTTGCGGCCAGGGCTGGCCGTTGAGATAAGCGGCAATGACTTGAGCCGTGATAGGGGCCAGGAGAATGCCGTTGCGGTAGTGACCGGTGGCGAAGGTGAGGTTGGGCCAGGGACTCGGGCCAAGGATGGGACATTCGTCAGGGGTGGCGGGCCGGTAGCCCCACCAGGTTTCCACCAAGGGCCAGTCCCGGAGCAGAGGGTATGTGCCCATCGCGCGCTGCAGCAGGTCATGGAGTCCACCGGCGGTCGTACCGTCAAGGAAACCCACCTTTTCGCTCGTGGCACCGACGATGAGCCGTCCGTCCTGGCGTGGCACCAAGTAGGCGGGACCGTAGATGACCTGTTGCAAGGAGAGCTGACCGGTGGGCATTTGCAGCGCCAGCATTTGGCCTTTGCAGGGATAAACGGGCAGGTTGAGCAGTTTGCCGGTCCAAGCGCCGGTGGCCAGGAGGTAATGATCCGCCTGATAGGAGGCGTGCTGGGTAACGACATGGGTAATTCGGCCTTGGGCCTGGGCGATGCGGGTGACAGTTTCCTGGGGAAACAGGCGAACGCCAAGCCGTTGGGCCGCCTGGCGGAGAACCTGAGTGAGACGACGATTATCCACTTGGCCGTTGTCAGGATACCACCAGGCGCCGACGAATTGGGGAGCAAGACCTGGTTGTCGCTCGTCGAGCGCTGAACGCTCCAGCCAGATGCCCGTGTGGTGGCCTGGTTCTGGTGAAACCACCGGTGCTAGGATACCGCAGGGCCAGTAGCCGGTGGCCTGACCGGTCAAGTCTTCTAGTTCTTGAATCCAATCGGGGTAAAGTTTTAAGCTGGCGTGGCAAAAGTCGCGCATGGGTCCAGGGGGGAGCTGTTCCGCACCAGGGGCGAGCATCCCTGCCGCCGCCGTCGCAGCAGTGCCGGTCAAACCGCCATCTACGATTCCCACGCGCTTGTGGGTTTTGGCCAATTCCACCGCGATGCTCAGCCCAATGATGCCGCCCCCAATAATCAAAACGTCCATACCTGTGACTTTTCCCCGTTGCCACCGTACCTCATCCTAACGAACCGGTGGGCGACCTATAGTGGAGATGGGAGATAGGACCGGTGCAGGGTTTTGGGAGAGGGCATGAGGACCACAGCCGTGCAGCCTGGGGTTGTCTACCCGGAGCGGGACGGGCGACCGATGGCGGACAACACGCTGCAGTTTCGGTGGATTGTGTTGATTAAGGAGAACCTGGAGTGGCTGTTGGCGGAGCGGTCGGATGTGTTTGTGGCGGGGGATTTGCTGTGGTATCCGGTCGAAGGGCATCCAGAGATTCGCACGGCGCCGGATGTGATGGTGGTGTTTGGGCGACCGAAGGGGGAACGGGGTTCGTACCGGCAATGGGAAGAAGGCAACATCCCGCCCCAGGTGGTCTTTGAAATCCTGTCGCCGGGGAATCGGTTACTCGAAATGCTTAGGAAGTGGCGGTTCTATGAGCGCTATGGAGTGGAGGAGTTTTATGTTTATGAGCCAAACAGTCATGAATTCAGTGGGTTTTTGAGGGGACCGGACGGGCTGGACGAGATTGCCGATATGAATGGGTGGGTCAGTCCGCGTTTAGGTATCAAGTTTGAGTTAAATCCGGATGGACTGGTCATTTATACCCCTAGTGGAGAGCGGTTCAAGACGACAGTTGAACTCGCCCAGGAATTGCAGCGCACGGAGCAGCAATTGCTCCAAACCCAAACCGAGTTGGAACGCGAGCGCCAGCGTGCGGAGCGGTTAGCGGCGTATTTGCGCCGCCAAGGGATTAATCCAGAGGAGATTGGAGGTTGGGACGGATGACGACAACTGCCAAGCCCACTGTCATCTACCCGGAGCGAGACGGGCGACCGATGGCGGACAACACGCTGCAGTTTCGGTGGATTGTGCTGATTAAAGAGAACCTGGAGTGGTTGTTTGCCGAGCGGTCGGATGTGTTTGTGGCGGGGGATTTGCTGTGGTATCCGGTCGAAGGGCATCCAGAGATTCGCACGGCACCCGATGTGATGGTGGTGTTTGGGCGACCGAAGGGGGAACGGGGGTCGTATCGGCAGTGGGAAGAAGACAATATTCCACCCCAGGTAGTCTTTGAAATCCTGTCACCGGGGAATCGCCTGACGGAGATGGTCAAAAAACTGGACTTTTACGAGCGTTACGGAGTGGAAGAGTACTACATCTACGACCCGCAAATCAACGAAGGGAGTGGTTTGGTGCGGCGTGGGCTGGAGCTGGAGCCGTTGGAGTCACTGGATGGATGGGTCAGTCCGCGGTTGGGGATTCGCTTTGCCTGTCAGCCGGATGAACTGGTCATCTACACCCCAACAGGAGAGCGCTTCAAGACGATGGTAGAGTGGGTTCAACAGGTCGAGCAAGAACGGCAACGGGCGGAACGGTTAGCCGCCTACTTGCGCAGCCAGGGGATTGACCCAGAGAAGATTGACGGGTGAAAAAAAAAGCGGCCATCTCTGACCGCCCTTGCACTGACCTATGCTATGGCTGACGAATGACAATGAAAACAATTTCAACCGAACCGCCTTCACCCCGTACTCAAACTGCTGGACAACCCAAGAATTATCCCCGAATATTCCTGGTGCCGCTTGGACAGGTAGGAGGTTCCGCAGTTATGTTATTAGACGGGATAGAGATTGTGTTAGTACCAGGAGAGTTCGCTTCACAGATTACGTCAGGCATCTCCTGAATAGTTTCCCCCTCAACCACCCTAGTCCTGAAAGCCACACCAGCAGCATAACTCTTGAGATCCCTCTGCTTGCTAGTCCCTGCCAAGACTGAAGCATCAGCGTCAGTTGCGGACGTGATCTCATATTTGTAGTTCTTAGTGTCGGTAGGCAGGCCCAAAGCTAGCTCTGTCCATGCCCCCCACCTACCATACTCGGTACGGAAAGCCTTTTGAGACCGTACCCACGAGCCTAGAGTTGTGCGTGCTTCCGACTGCTTAGCCTTAGCCGTCTGTGCCAGGAAGGACGGCAGGGCAATTGCCGCCAGGATGCCGATGATAATCACCACTACCAGCAACTCGATCAGGGTGAACCCCTTGTTGGCGTTTTTCTTCGCCAGGTGCTGGAGCAACTTGACTTTCAGACTTGCAGACATGATGACACACTCCTACGCTAAACCGTTTGGATAAGCGGGGCTTCATTCGCCCCATGCCTAACTTACCCACCGCTAGACCCTGACCGATCAGACCCATTGATTACTTTTCGCTATGTATGGCAAGGCACCCTTTCAGTCAAATGCGTTACCATTTCACCATTGCCTGCAACTTTACGGTATAAAGATGCCTTATATCTGCACCCCTCCCTGGCGCAGCACTCGCCATTGCCCGTCCTGCCAGGCAATCACCGTCGAGGGTTGCCCTGAACCAGCGTTGACCGTGTGCAACACATAGACGTCGGGGAACTGGGCGTGAATGTCCTGAGCGGTAAGCAGCGGGGATTCGCCGGAGAGATTGGCGCTGGTGGTCGCCAGAACGCCCACCTGCTGCAACAGGCTGAGAGCTAGGGGATGGTCGGGGATGCGCAGCCCAATCGTGCCAGTCTGCTGGGGATTAATCGCAGGGGTCACCCGGTCGCTGGCGGGTAGAACGATGGTCAAAGCGCCTGGCCAGTAACGCTGCGCCAACTCCCGCCAGGGAATGTCCGGTGTGGGCTGAATCCAGGGCAAAAACAGTTCTACGTCAGGCGCCATGAGAATCAGGGGCTTGTCGGGCGGACGACGTTTGCACTGGTAGATTCGGTCGCCATAGGCTGGTAAAACGGCCAGCGCTGGCACGGTGTCAGTGGGAAAACTTACGACATGACCCGCCCGCGCCGCCAAAACCAAACTGGGAAAGCTGACCAGCATCTACCCACTCCAACGCGCCAGCACAAACCGGTCATGCCCGCCCCAGTCCCGAAAGGTCTGGATGTCGCGATAGCCGCCCTGCTGTTCCAGCAAAGCAACGACCGCCTCCGTTTGCCCGCTCATGGTCTCCACACACCAGAGACCCCCAGGCTGGAGATACTGGGGCGCGGTGGCCACCAGATGCCGCATAGGCACCAGACCGTCAGGCCCCCCATCCAACGCCCAGCGGGGTTCGTGCTGCACCTCCGGGGGAAGCGTTGCCAGTAACCCGGTGGGAATGTACGGCGGGTTGCTCACTATCCCCCGCAATTGCCCCCGTAGAGCGACCAGGGGTTCAAACCAGCACCCCTGATAAAGCGTGAGACGGCTCATGAGCTGGAGGCGAGCGGCGTTGGCGCGCGCGATTTCGAGCGCCGTGGCACTGCAATCAACCCCGTGCATGGTGATGCCGGGCAACACCCGCAGCAGTCCTAGGGCAATCGCCCCACTGCCGACGCCCAAATCCGCCCAAGGCCCGGTCGTCAACCCCCAGCGTTCAGCCCACTCCTTCGCGATGTCCACCAGCAGTTCCGTTTCGGGGCGGGGAATCAGCACCCCAGGGGCTACCTGTAGGTCCATGTCCCGCCAGGTCACCCAGCCCACCAGGTATTGCACAGGCTCGCGGGTTTGCAGATACCGGCGCCACAGGGATTGGAGACGGGGCAAAAACTCCCTGCCGTTCTGGTCGCCCCACCGGAGCGTCAAGGTGTCCCAGCCGGTGACCGCGCGCACAAGCCAGTCCAACTCCGCCGCTTGCTCTGGATAACGCTGCTGCTGTTGCCGCCACCAGTCCCGTAGGACCATTATCGAGGTTGTTGCGGCGCGGGTGAAGCTGGAGGCCGGGCAGCCGGTGGCGTCTGCTGTGGCTGAGGCGAGGGCGTTGCCTGGGGTCGCGGCGCTGGCGTCGCTTGCGGTTGGGCCGGACGATTGCCCTGCTGTTGCTGGACAAACCGAATGGCGCTACTTGCAGGCACAAAGTATAGCTGCCGGAGTTGCGGGTCGTTTTTTTGCTCCATCAGGGCCACCAACTGGTCAAGACTGCTGACCCGCACCCTGGCCGATTCGGCTATTTTCGGGTCGCGCTTGCGCAGTTCGGCTAAGAAACTATCCACATCCTGCCGGCTAAAAAACATGGGCGCAACTTCTTCCTTGTTTCCCTTCTGGTCCTGCACCTGGATAGTGAGCTGGCCCTGCTGCGGACCGCCGGTGATAAAAAACAGGGGAATCCCTGGAAACCGGTCCAGTTTTTGCCCTTCCGCCTGCAGGATTTTGAGCGCCGCCTCCTGCTGGGACTTGTCGGGTTGAAAGCTGACTTCCAACTTTTCATCCTTCTGGGCGGCTTTCGCCAGTTCGTAGGCTTTGTCCAGGCCCACCACCTGCACCCGCGCCCCTTTGGCCACATCGGGGTTGCGGCTTTGCACCTGTTTCAGCGCCTCTTGGGCGTCTTGGGGATTGAAAAAGAAAAATGTCACCACCTTCTCCTTGTTGCCCTCTTTGACGGTCGCCGTGAGAATCTGCTTGCCACTGCCATCGATGAGGGTAAACACCGGCACCGTTTGCAACTGTTCAGCAATTTGTTTGGTCGGCATCCCCTGGGCCAAAACCGGTAACACTTGGGGAGGCAAACCCATCACCGGCCCAAACATCAATCCAAGTACCAACCCACCACGAATCAAACCTTTCATCCTGACTCCTTGCCTGCATTCGCCTTCATTGTACTGACTGGGGGAAAGACGTTCCAACCCCTGCTGGTGGTTCCCTAGGCTGGAAACATGGCTCCTATAATAGCAGTGGCATTGGGCGCGGCGTATATGCGGGTTTCCCTGAACTGGTTGCGGGAATTGGTGGATTTGCCGGCGGAGGTGACCGTCACGGAATTGGCGGAACGGTTGACCTTGGCCGGGTTTGAGGTGGAACACATCGAAGACCGGCGCACCTGGGCTGAAGGCGTCGTCGTCGGGCGCGTCCTGCGGCGGGACCCCCATCCTCACGCCGATAAGTTGAGCGTTTGCCAGGTAGATGTGGGGCAAACGGAACCCTTGACCATCGTGTGCGGGGCGGCCAACGTACGAGCAGAAGCGCTGGTCCCTGTCGCCTTGGTGGGGACGTATTTACCTTGTATTGACTTGAAAATTGAACGGGCCAACAAGCGGGGCGTGGAATCTGCCGGCATGATTTGTTCCCTGGCGGAACTGGGGCTGGAGAAAAATTCGGCGGGGATTCACATTTTCACAGAACCGGATTTGACGGTGGGGCAAGATGTGCGCCCGTTGCTGGGACTGGACGATGTGGTTTTGGAGGTGGCTTCGACGGCCAACCGCGCCGATGCCTTGAGCATGGTGGGGATGGCGCGGGAAGTCGCTGCCCTCTTCGGTGTGCCGCTACGCTTGCCGGCGGTTCCCGACATCCCCAAACCCCCGAGCAAGGTCAAACTGGCGATTGCTGAAGGTTGTCCGGCGTACTGGGGGACGGAGTTCAGCGAGGTCGAGATAGGGCCAGCGCCTGCTTGGTTACGCCAGCGCCTGGAGAAAGCGGGGATCCGCTCGTTAAATAACGTGGTGGACATTACCAATTACGTGCTGCTGGAGTGGGGTCAGCCGCTCCATGCCTTCGATGCCGAAGCGCTGCGCCGAGAAACTGGCAAGAAAACCCTGACCCTGGGGGTGCGGTTGGCCCGCCCTGGGGAAACCCTGACCACCTTGGACGGTCAAACGCGCGCCCTGACGTCCCAAACCCTAGTCATCACGGCCAATGACCAGCCTGTAGCTCTTGCCGGTGTGATGGGGGGCGCAGCGACGGAGGTGACGGACCAGACGCGCCACGTGCTGCTGGAGGCGGCGATTTTTGACCCCCCGACGGTGCGACGCTCGGCGCGGTCGGTGGGCCTGCGGACAGAGGCGGCGGCGCGTTACGAACGGGGCGTGAATCCAGCGGACCTGGAACGGGCCTGGGGACGGGCGGTGCAACTGCTTCAGGCCTACGCGGGCGCCAAGGTGGTGGGCGTTGCCCAGTGGGACCAGCGCCAGACCCAGCCGCGCGTTATTGGGTTACGTCGCCAACGGGTACAGGCGGTGTTGGGAGACCTGACGACGGGAGCGCTAGACGATGCCCAGGTGGAAAAAACCCTGATGGTCCTGGGGTTTGACCTGCAACCTGAAGCGACGGGCTGGCGGGTGACGGTGCCCCCCCACCGCTTGCGGGATGTGGAACAGGAAATTGACCTGATCGAGGAAATTGCGCGCCTGGTGGGATACGATCACTTCGCCCATACCTTGCCGGGGACGGGACAGGTAGGCGGCTATCCCCCCCACGAACAGGTGCGCCAGCGGGTGCGGGAACTCTGTCGCGGCTATGGCCTGAACGAACTGATGCACTACTCGCTCGTGAAAACGGGTGACCTGCAGCTGAGCAACCCCTTGCTGGCGGAGTACAGCGCGTTACGCACCGATTTGTTCGAGGGCCTACTCCAGGCGTACACCTATAACATCCACCAGAAAAACGGGCCGCTGTGGGGGTTTGAACTGGGACGGGTGTTTGTCCAGCAGGGGGCGACCGAACGGGAGTTTGAACAACTAGGCGCCATCT
It encodes:
- the pheT gene encoding phenylalanine--tRNA ligase subunit beta, coding for MRVSLNWLRELVDLPAEVTVTELAERLTLAGFEVEHIEDRRTWAEGVVVGRVLRRDPHPHADKLSVCQVDVGQTEPLTIVCGAANVRAEALVPVALVGTYLPCIDLKIERANKRGVESAGMICSLAELGLEKNSAGIHIFTEPDLTVGQDVRPLLGLDDVVLEVASTANRADALSMVGMAREVAALFGVPLRLPAVPDIPKPPSKVKLAIAEGCPAYWGTEFSEVEIGPAPAWLRQRLEKAGIRSLNNVVDITNYVLLEWGQPLHAFDAEALRRETGKKTLTLGVRLARPGETLTTLDGQTRALTSQTLVITANDQPVALAGVMGGAATEVTDQTRHVLLEAAIFDPPTVRRSARSVGLRTEAAARYERGVNPADLERAWGRAVQLLQAYAGAKVVGVAQWDQRQTQPRVIGLRRQRVQAVLGDLTTGALDDAQVEKTLMVLGFDLQPEATGWRVTVPPHRLRDVEQEIDLIEEIARLVGYDHFAHTLPGTGQVGGYPPHEQVRQRVRELCRGYGLNELMHYSLVKTGDLQLSNPLLAEYSALRTDLFEGLLQAYTYNIHQKNGPLWGFELGRVFVQQGATEREFEQLGAIWGGTRSHWLRKEPITWYEAKGLVEGILAGLQVEPLWTQYREDARFHPGRTALLRLGEQRLGLFGQLHPQVCQAQEIPEPVYMLLLDMECLTQAVLQRTLTRFQPYSPYPAADRDLALFADVSVPVAALLQVIRQAGGDLLQSVWLFDEYRGEGVPPGQRSLAFRLVYRAPDRTLTDAEVETVHERVRQALVQTYPVTLRS